The Argonema galeatum A003/A1 DNA window AGGTGCGCTTTAGCGCACAATCTAGCCCTAACGCGCAACTACGTACCTTTTTTAGAAATGTGCGATCGCTCTTTTTCTGCTTGCTGGGGAAGAGATGACATATCAGCACCTTGTCCTGGGGCTTTTTCATAGCTAATTTATTGAGGTTTTTCAGTAGATTCGGTAGAAGTAATCAAAGCTAAGGCACTAGCTATAATGTCATCTTCTTTAACCATTGTTTTTAGTTGTCGCGCTTCATAAATGCCTTCAAGAGTTTCTAAAGCAGCATCATCAAGAGCAGAATAATATGCTTCAATGAGAGTTTCTTCTAATTCTTCTAAATTCAGATAGAATCCGTTAGATTTGAGACGTTTATTGAGCCGCTTTATGTTTCTAACTGAATTTCTAATTGAAGTATCCCAAGAGCGAGTTGTCCTGTTTTCTACTTTTTGTTTGATTAGATGCAATAGCAGAACTACTGCAAAACTATAAATGTTGTTGATGATATCTTTTTTACTCATTTCTGCAATTTCTTCGGCAATGACTAGAGCGCCTTTGATATCGCCTTGGAGTAAAAGTTGTTTTAGTTCTAAGATTTCTTCCATTGGTTAAAAAGGGGAATTAGGAGGGTGATCGCGCTTCTTCATCTTCTTGAGGAATTGCTACTTCTGGACTTTGGGAAGGGAGTAAGCTAACTTAATTTTTGGTTGATTCGCTTTGCGGCTTCATTTTTTTATTAGTGGGTTTTCGGTTTATTAAATTAGTAGCAACTTTCCAGGTAAGTAAGCCAGAACCTAAGCTGATAACGATAATTAATATGAAGGTAGCAAAGGCGCTAAAACTGAATGGTTTATTAATGTTTATTACTCCCGGTTTCTGATCAATCCAGTATGGGGCGCTAGTTGCTACTACCCCGGCTACGCCTATCCCTGCGCCTACTACGGCGATTGTGGTTTGCAAGTTGCGATCGATCTCTGCTTGTTCGATCTCTACAATTCCTCTGATCGATGCGATCGCTTTATCTAATAAGCCAGAACCATGCACGAAATAGCCTAATTTTCCTTGGATTTGTTCTTGAAAATAGCTGCTATTTTTTTGACTGAATTGTGTTAAAAATATCGGTTGCTTATTTAAAGCATCTTGATAGTTTAATGTGATTTTTTCTACCACTCTGTCAATAGTATCTAAGTAATTTCGATCGTTTAACGCGATCGTGTGGCGGTAATCTTCTAAATCTCGCAGCATTTGAGCGTATTCTAGTGCAATTTTAGGCAGTTCTTTCAACTGGGTTTTTAATTGTCTTAATTCTTCTGCGCTCAAATTCTCTGAGGACAACCCATTGATTTTATCAATTTGTTCTTCGATTTTTTGGTAATCATCAGCAATTGCAATTTTAACATCTCGGCTATTTTTATAAGATTGAATAATTTTATTGCGATAAAACAATAATATCAAAAAATCTTGATAACACTCTCCAAATTTGGTTTCGGTTTCTGGGTCAGAAAATAACCAAACAATGACATGAATGTAACTATCTGGTTGGTTAGGATTACCGTATTCAAAAATCGGACTACCGAAGAGTTCGCCGTAGCGATCGAGCCTTAGAGTGTTAGGATATGCTGATGGGATGAAATTTTTAACGCACTTATCGGCTAAGTCTCGGATAAACCGATCGCCTTTCTGCTTCTGTGCTATAGTTAATTTTGCTGTAATTAGTAAAGTTTGCCCTAGAGAACTTTCGACAAAATTTGGCAGGAAGCAGTTGGGGTGAAATTTTTCAAGCTGGGTGATGTCTATGTCTTGATATTTGTCACTAGGGGTTGGTTCTGGACAACCGATGTTTAAACCAAAAGCGTAACTATCGCGAAGATCGAGAGGATGAACAAAACCTTTAACAATTAATGGATCGATGTCTGGATTGTGGGGATTTTCTTCTAAATAAACTTCGCCTTCGATCGGGATAGAATAATTTGTTGGTGCGTGTAAATCTGGTAGCGACTTTACCTGAAATTCTTTTAGAATTTTCAGAAATCTATCCTTAACCAAATCGAGATTGTTTGCCTTTCCCGTCGCGTTGAAACCCTCAGTCAAATGAAAAGCAAACAAGTAAATATTCGGTTCGGAAATTCGCTCACCCATTTTTTTCATCCCGTGCTTTTTTTAGGGCATCAACTTTTTCCTGAACTGTTTTTCTAACTTCTCGAAAAGTATTGTCTAAATTGTCAGGAAGTGGATCGATCGAATGTTCGAGTTTTATTTGTCGGCAAGGATCGTTAAGAATTTTTCCTAACGGTTGACGTTTGCCGCACCAACCAATAATAAGATCGACGGCTTGTTCAATTTTATCATCTGGCAATTTAGCTAGACTTTCATTAAGGATAGGTAAGTCTTGCATGGCTTGAGGCAAAGGAGAAAAATTATTTTCCAGCAGTTCTAGAAAAGCTAGAAGAGTTTTGTTAGAATCCATAAATTGATTTGCCCTGAAAGTTCTTAAAGTCCGATCGCACAGAAAGCCGCCCAATAAGCGGGATCTTCAAAAGGGAAAGGTTCATCACCATTTGATATTAACCATCGATCGATTCCTTTCCGGCGTTCTTCATCCAATTTTAAGGTATCCAGTTCCTTGAGAAAGTCTTCCCTGGACAAATTCCGCAGCCAGTTTTGAGCTTTTTTGAGGGCGACAGCAACGCTAAGGCTGGGTTTTTTCGCCAATTCTAGATAAAAGCGAATCATCAGAAAAGCGGTAGCCAAATCGCTGACCGACCACAAACTGCTGACCACATTGGTAGCGCCAGCATAGAGGAAACCGCTAGCTAAACCGATATATTCATCGGTGAGGGCGGTATCTACCAATCCAGTTTCGCACGCAGAAAGGGTGACGAGGCGACAGACGGGTAAATCGAGATTGGCAAAGATTTCTCTGAGGGTGAGTCCTTGGGTGGTGGTATCGAAGCGCCGACCGTCACGGATGGTAACATATCTTTTTTCTTTTTCGCTGTCCGCCGTTTCTGCCGCTGGCTGTGGGTCTGCGATTGCGGTTTCTGTGGCTAAAACTAGGGCGGAGTTGAGGGGATAATTTGGGTTAAAACTGCCGTGACAGGAGAAATGGGCGTAGTAAGCGCGACTTAATTTGGCGAGAGTTTCTGGGGAATTAAGGGCGATTTTGGTAGCTTGGCGGCGCTTGAGGATGTGCGTGTCTGGGTCGAATTGGCGAGAAATCGTTTCAACTTCAATTTCGGTGTAGTTCAGGTCTTCGGTGGGGTTTTGGATGGCGAACAGGGGAGGTTTATTGGGAGAGTTGCGCTGGCGTTGGTGGAGGCGTTCTAGAAATTGGCAGCTAGGCGCGTATTGAATGCCGTTGGGGTAGCAGTCTTGCAGGATTTTGCCTTCCACCGATAAGGCGTGGAGGGGGATGAGGTGTAAGTCGAGGTGGGGAACTAGGATCAGTTTTTGGATGGTTTCGGGCAGTTTAGCGCGGATTGAGTTGAGTTGCAGAGATTGGGAAATCGCTTCTAGGCGCGGACGGAGGGCTTCTTGCCAGGTAAATTGGCTGTAGTCGCTGCGGTAAGTGGCGATGTGGATGTCGAGTTGTTGGCGGTCTTCGCCAGAGAAGGCGAGGTGTTGAATTTGGATTCGATCCCCCCCTTGCCCCCCCTTAAAAAGGGGAGGAATGGAATCGTCAATCAAAGTCCCCCTTTCTAAGGGGGATTTAGGGGGATCTTCGGCGGGAATGGTGACGAGAAAGACATAAAACCCATTTTCCGGGTTGGGGGGAAGATACCACTCGATGAGGGCGGTTTCGGTGTCGAGGAGTTGGGTGAAGTCGGGGAGTTGGGGAATGACTTTTTGGGTGAGGGTGAAGTCGGGGTCGCCGATTTCGGTGAGGAGTTGGTCGAGTTGCTGTTGCAGGTTTTGCAATTCGGTTTTGAGGTTGTCGGTCGCTGGGGAAGTTGGTTGTGGCGTGGGGATGTTTCCCTGTCCTCGCGTCTCGGTATCTGTGCGTTCGTCGGTGGCGTCGGTGGGTTGGGTGGTGTCGAGTTGTTGCTGCAAGTCGGTGATTTGGCGGCGGAAGCGGCTGAGGCGTTGTTTTTGGTCTGCAGTGGCGTTTTTGGGGTAGAGGTTGGCGCTGTCGAGGAGTTCGATGAGGGTGCGAGATTTGCTGCGTTCGACGGTGAGGAGGGCGGTGTCGTAGCGTTCCGCATTGATGCAGGCTTGCACCATTTTTTCGTAAACATCGAGGGCATCTTGGAGGATTTCCCGCTTGCTGCGTTGGGAGGTTGCCCACTCGCGACTTTGTTCGACGGCTGCAATGGCGTTTTCGTAGCCGTAGATGGCGTTATTCCAGTCTTGGAGTTCAAAAGCGAGGTTGCCGAGGTTGCGTCCTGCTTTCAGGCATTTTAAAGGAAATGCTGAATGAGTCAAAATTTCTAAAGCAGAGCGGAAATGCTTAATTGCAGCTACGTTATCTTTTAGGTCAATGTAAACATAGGCAAGATTTTCTTGAGTTAACGCCCAATCTTGGGGAAAGGCATCGGGGGTGCGAACGGTGAGTGCGGCGGTGTAATATTCGATCGCTTTTTCGATATTCTCTGCCCTCTCTCCCCTGATTCTGTCAGAGTAGGCAGTTGCCAGATTATTTTGCGTCGTTGCCCAATTTTCGGGAAAGGCATCGCGGGTGTAAACAGTGAGTGCGGCGGTGTAATATTCGATCGCTTTTTCGATATTCTCTGCCCTCTCTCCCCTGATTCTGGAATAGTAGGCAGCAGCCAGATTATTTTGGATTTTTGCCCAATTTTCGGGATAGTTATTACGGTTAAAAACTCTGATTCCAATTTCATAACCTGCGATGGCAATTTCCATGTTGCTAGCTTTGCTACCTAATGGGAACTGCTGAATTAAGTTACTAAAATTTAAAATATCAATCGTCCTACTTTGATCTGGCGGATTTTCTGTTGACCAATCCTTTAAAACTTGAGCAAAGTTATCATTTAATTTATCTAAGTTTGCTTGTAATAGTGGGTAAACAACTCGCGGATTTACATCACTCTCGCTTGTTGCCTGTAATACCTGGAATAGAAAGCTAAGTTGTGAGTCACTATTTGCCAGTGATGAATCAGTCCTATTTAATGATGTCGATCCTAGATATGTAGCTAACTGACTTGCCATATTTCGTAGGAAGTTAGCAGCATTTTCCTGGCCTTCCCCTGCCAAGTTTTCTGCTATTATCTGGCAAACTTGGAGAAACTCACCATCAATCAATTCTGAATTGGCCTGTAAAATCTCTGGTTCCTCACCGTTGGGGCAAGTCAGGAGTTGTTGAATCAGATTGGCGTAAGCTTGGGCGCGTGCCTCATTCATAACGTGATGCCAGTAGGCGATAGGACTAAAATACATACACATACATTTTACACGATCTCTGCTGGCACAGGAGAGTCTGGTATTTTCGGGTCTTTCGGGTTTATGGTGGAAAATGTTTGTATTATGTTACAGATATAGAGTGCATGGATTCATTACGGTTTGAATGGGACGAGCAAAAAGCACAATTTAATATCAAAAAGCATGGGGTTTCCTTTGATGAGGCGGCAACTGTTTTCTACGATCCCCTCTATCTTGAGGATTACGATGAAGCTCACTCTGACGAGGAAGATCGGTTTAAGATTGTAGGCATATCAAGCAGTGGGCGCTTGTTGGTTGTCACTTACATTGAACGAGTCGATATAATACGAATTATTAGTTCTAGATTAGCGACTAAAAATGAACGACGAATCTATGAATCACAAACTTGAACGGGATGAAAGCGAAGCAGAAGATATGTTGGAAGAATATGATTTCAGCAATGCAAAACCTGGTAGACATCGGGGATTTAAGGGATCTTTGATTCGCGTCTTGGAAGACGGGACAGAACAAGCGATCGAATTGAAACCAAAAAACGCGAGCCCGAATGTTGAACGAGATCGGCGACAGATAAGTTTGCTGCTGGATGCCTTCATCTTGGAATACTTCGAGACAAAAGCGGGTGAACAAGGGGCTCAAGAGTTGATTAATCAGGTGTTAACAGAGTACATCCATAATTGCAAATAATTGTACCTCCTAATGGACTTTGGTATTTTCTATGAAACCGAACTTTGAAGCAATGACTAATGCAGAACTGAAAGCTTATGCACTTGCACATCGCGGCGGCGATGACGATCTTGAGGCTTTGCGCGTGCTTTTCAGTCGCCGTAAACCAGATGCAGAAACGATTATATTTCACCCGCCAAAGACAAAAGAAGAAGAAGAAGAACAATTTGAATTATTCAAGCGGATAGTGGATGAAAAGACCGGAAATAAAACCGCTGATAGTTAAAATAGAGAGAGGGCGATCCGTTTTATTAAGAATTACGCATTTAATTTTGCACGCAGAACATTTGTAGGGGGAATTCATGAATTGCCCCTACAAATGTTCTGCGTGCGATCGTCTTTACTTTGTAGTATTCTAATTTGTATGTCACAATTGAGGAAACAGCCATCAACCCAACCGACGAACAAGCTCAAGCCTGTCTGCGAGTCTGTCAGATGTTGTCCAACGGCTACCGGAACATTGAACTATTCCGTTTTAATCCGCAAACCGGAATTGTATTCATTTTTGCCAGTGAAGAACTTCAAGTTGTCGTACCCCCTAACGGAGTCTGGAGGTTTTTAAATGCGACCGAATTTTGAAAAAATGTCTGGAAAAGAATTGAGAGAGTATGCGATCGCGCATCGTGGCGATAAAGATATTGATGAAGTTTTGAATGTTTTATATAGTCGCCGCAGTCCTGACTCTGAAGCAATCTGGTTCCATCCGCCAAAGAACAAAGAGGAGGAACAAGAACAGTTTGAATTATTCAAGCGGATAGTCGATGAAAAAACCGGAAATAAAACCGCTGATAGTTAAAAGAGAGAGAGGGCGATCGCTTTTTTTAGGAAAGTGCGATCGTCCTTACGCAGCAACCAGACGAGTGCATGGGTGTCTGATTCATGTGGATATTATTGATGGTAAAATTTGGATTCAACGGGATGGAACTGAGGAAGGAGTCGGGACAGAACTGATCAGCGCGGGGATACCGAAGAATCGGATCGTGTTGGGATTTCGCTCGCCAGAACTCA harbors:
- a CDS encoding DUF29 family protein: MEEILELKQLLLQGDIKGALVIAEEIAEMSKKDIINNIYSFAVVLLLHLIKQKVENRTTRSWDTSIRNSVRNIKRLNKRLKSNGFYLNLEELEETLIEAYYSALDDAALETLEGIYEARQLKTMVKEDDIIASALALITSTESTEKPQ
- a CDS encoding CHAT domain-containing protein gives rise to the protein MYFSPIAYWHHVMNEARAQAYANLIQQLLTCPNGEEPEILQANSELIDGEFLQVCQIIAENLAGEGQENAANFLRNMASQLATYLGSTSLNRTDSSLANSDSQLSFLFQVLQATSESDVNPRVVYPLLQANLDKLNDNFAQVLKDWSTENPPDQSRTIDILNFSNLIQQFPLGSKASNMEIAIAGYEIGIRVFNRNNYPENWAKIQNNLAAAYYSRIRGERAENIEKAIEYYTAALTVYTRDAFPENWATTQNNLATAYSDRIRGERAENIEKAIEYYTAALTVRTPDAFPQDWALTQENLAYVYIDLKDNVAAIKHFRSALEILTHSAFPLKCLKAGRNLGNLAFELQDWNNAIYGYENAIAAVEQSREWATSQRSKREILQDALDVYEKMVQACINAERYDTALLTVERSKSRTLIELLDSANLYPKNATADQKQRLSRFRRQITDLQQQLDTTQPTDATDERTDTETRGQGNIPTPQPTSPATDNLKTELQNLQQQLDQLLTEIGDPDFTLTQKVIPQLPDFTQLLDTETALIEWYLPPNPENGFYVFLVTIPAEDPPKSPLERGTLIDDSIPPLFKGGQGGDRIQIQHLAFSGEDRQQLDIHIATYRSDYSQFTWQEALRPRLEAISQSLQLNSIRAKLPETIQKLILVPHLDLHLIPLHALSVEGKILQDCYPNGIQYAPSCQFLERLHQRQRNSPNKPPLFAIQNPTEDLNYTEIEVETISRQFDPDTHILKRRQATKIALNSPETLAKLSRAYYAHFSCHGSFNPNYPLNSALVLATETAIADPQPAAETADSEKEKRYVTIRDGRRFDTTTQGLTLREIFANLDLPVCRLVTLSACETGLVDTALTDEYIGLASGFLYAGATNVVSSLWSVSDLATAFLMIRFYLELAKKPSLSVAVALKKAQNWLRNLSREDFLKELDTLKLDEERRKGIDRWLISNGDEPFPFEDPAYWAAFCAIGL
- a CDS encoding BrnT family toxin; the protein is MDSLRFEWDEQKAQFNIKKHGVSFDEAATVFYDPLYLEDYDEAHSDEEDRFKIVGISSSGRLLVVTYIERVDIIRIISSRLATKNERRIYESQT
- a CDS encoding DUF6887 family protein, whose translation is MKPNFEAMTNAELKAYALAHRGGDDDLEALRVLFSRRKPDAETIIFHPPKTKEEEEEQFELFKRIVDEKTGNKTADS
- a CDS encoding DUF6888 family protein, giving the protein MYVTIEETAINPTDEQAQACLRVCQMLSNGYRNIELFRFNPQTGIVFIFASEELQVVVPPNGVWRFLNATEF
- a CDS encoding DUF6887 family protein; translation: MRPNFEKMSGKELREYAIAHRGDKDIDEVLNVLYSRRSPDSEAIWFHPPKNKEEEQEQFELFKRIVDEKTGNKTADS
- a CDS encoding XisI protein gives rise to the protein MKKPEIKPLIVKRERGRSLFLGKCDRPYAATRRVHGCLIHVDIIDGKIWIQRDGTEEGVGTELISAGIPKNRIVLGFRSPELRQDTEESDRLKSFG